One Bombilactobacillus folatiphilus genomic window, TTATTTAGCTTGGTATCTAATCATCGTTAGCGCGATCGTTTTAGTGATATTAATTGTTTGGATGATCGTGCTGTTATGTTGGCCCACGCGTAACAAATATTTCTTAATCCACAAACAAGACGGTCACGTCAAACTCACAAGTAAAGCCATCAACGGTTTTATCAGTGCTTCACTGGCTGATTTGCCTTATCTGGATCATCCCAAAATCAGCTCCAAATTGACTCAGCGCCGATTAAGAATCAATATTAGCGGTAATTTGGCACCCAGTGAAAATATTCAACAGCAGTTGCAGACATACTTGCAGCAACTTGAACAAGATCTTAGACAGCTCTTGGGTATTGAACAAAAACCAAAAATCGAAATTAGATTTAACAATTTTTCATCTGAATCATCATCAAAACAGCGGGTCGACTAGAAAGGAATTACTTCAATGAAGACATGGTTGAATCAAAATAGTCCTGAAATTATTGGTATTCTCGGTGGTTTCATTTTAGGCTTATTATTTTTAGCCTTCGGCTTTTTTCAAACCGTTTTTTTAATTATTTTGATGATCTTAGGCGGCGTGATTGGTCATTATTTACCACTGCTCAACCAATTGCACAATAAAAAAGAATAAA contains:
- the amaP gene encoding alkaline shock response membrane anchor protein AmaP → MKISKKWFLIIGLLLALPLPIYILWNNNTVWQSYLGLKLPDIVAINNYLAWYLIIVSAIVLVILIVWMIVLLCWPTRNKYFLIHKQDGHVKLTSKAINGFISASLADLPYLDHPKISSKLTQRRLRINISGNLAPSENIQQQLQTYLQQLEQDLRQLLGIEQKPKIEIRFNNFSSESSSKQRVD
- a CDS encoding DUF2273 domain-containing protein, whose product is MKTWLNQNSPEIIGILGGFILGLLFLAFGFFQTVFLIILMILGGVIGHYLPLLNQLHNKKE